A genomic region of Dunckerocampus dactyliophorus isolate RoL2022-P2 chromosome 8, RoL_Ddac_1.1, whole genome shotgun sequence contains the following coding sequences:
- the LOC129186368 gene encoding tensin-2-like isoform X7 — MPRSQSEEQGMEHVMERHYDFDLTYITERIISVFFMPELEEQRYRRDLQEMVSMLKSKHQDKFLLLNLSEKRHDITRLNPKVQDFGWPDLHAPPLDGICTVCKAMETWMSADPNNVVVLHCKGNKGKTGVIVAAYMHYSKISAGVDQALTTLAMRKFCEDKVSFSLQPSQNRYIYYFGGLLSGSIKMNSSPLFLHQILIPSLPNFQTGGGYFPFVKIYQSLQLIYTSCVYNPQSSRSRKLCVTMEPALLLKGDIMVKCYHRRSQAAEREVVFRIQFHTCTIHGAQLWFGKKELDVACSDDRFPRDAAVEFIFSSGPEKIKEHQKTDASVKVNYNTSDPVVRWDSYENFNLHHEDSIENISHTRGPLDGSLYAQVRKRRGPDQTSSSDGCLTSSPTVKSQPLTRTSSCAPCDHKENHSTSTAHPERENTECPIARGGENETRQKLRGKEKDGETEILEDGDPSSLGGLRREHSCCGRAGAKCGGGMGQQWEREPSLSNGHCSGCCNNMKKHPKSQTLPAVPSKSISPSPHLTHMDLCQRHSVHPLPELPWERTPPSLSWPHRPCFPYSPPEHAHPHSHTLPASNRHYTDEECQVFHYSSHAPTSHVSHQSLPSSPYREMFFGSPTPSPGCPCRECSSRREHQSSSVRAFHPMHPEQAVELQRTREALWESKNPWEMPREADFWQCKSAIPPFHICHSAMLDQGTNPEQLRFVLGPHRSFPSPQSLMDMRDGASSGYHTPLLPRHSCPCSPYQSSPVESHESRGYASGYLSGSASPLPASSPSPGRGRLQETPPLSREQQHPDVKAGTAKPSAAIDICQGSKGKPDRSSTQTLDSDHDYTVISGGSPTHTEDSVNAVITQSEEAKTEIQSSNITQPSSELSQSSPSNGKLDEAKVKGNEEATNQSQSTTIIITPVEDQLNGSDPPGEGPSANSKGVSVNLSASINPSPSNTSQNSPIESLNHNSSPKHSPSATDPPGNRLTPERDSSTDTKPPSPTPDGYHTPTFPIASYYYPMLSVPHVPYTGYTAVTIPAIQPPLPEKKRISPTPGPLNGHTSLLQGSPISSPTHSVTLSPSMGELRKGSTQFSSREDMDIRVNAKFVQDSSKYWYKPSISRDQAIAVLKDKEPGTFLIRDSNSFQGAYGLALKVATPPLNANTTGSKAEVQEQLVRHFLIETGPRGVKIKGCQNESYFGSLSALVYQHSITPISLPCALRIPERGCHVLDLVGELQGTRTVTNTSTAADLLKQGAACSVLYLNSVETESLTGPEAVSKATKCTLALTPRPSATVVHFKVSSQGITLTDSKRRLFFRRHYPISSVTFSSLDPQDQRWTNCDSTSSKMFGFVARRTGSSTANVCHLFAEMDPEQPAVAIVNFINKVMLGPQLRR, encoded by the exons ATGCCGAG aagtcAAAGCGAGGAGCAAGGGATGGAGCATGTGATGGAGCGCCACTACGACTTTGACCTCACCTACATCACCGAGAGGATCATCTCAGTGTTCTTCATGCCCGAGCTTGAGGAGCAGCGGTACCGCAGGGATCTACAGGAAATGGTGTCCATGCTTAAATCCAAGCACCAAGACAAGTTCCTG CTTTTGAATTTATCAGAAAAGAGACATGACATCACAAGACTCAACCCAAAG GTGCAGGACTTTGGCTGGCCTGATCTTCACGCTCCACCTTTGGATGGGATTTGCACTGTATGTAAAGCAATGGAGACCTGGATGAGCGCTGATCCTAATAACGTGGTGGTTCTCCACTGTAAG GGGAACAAAGGAAAGACAGGGGTCATAGTGGCAGCCTACATGCACTATAGCAAGATATCAGCAGG AGTGGACCAGGCACTCACCACATTAGCAATGAGGAAGTTCTGTGAGGACAAAGTTTCGTTTTCCCTTCAGCCTTCTCAGAACAG GTACATCTACTACTTTGGTGGTCTCCTGTCTGGTTCCATCAAAATGAATAGCAGTCCTCTATTCCTCCACCAGATCCTTATTCCATCGCTGCCAAATTTTCAGACTGGAGGAG GTTACTTTCCGTTTGTGAAGATCTACCAGTCATTACAGCTGATCTACACCTCCTGTGTGTA cAACCCTCAGTCCTCTCGGTCAAGGAAGCTGTGCGTGACAATGGAACCAGCATTATTGTTAAAGGGAGACATTATG GTTAAGTGCTATCATCGACGAAGCCAAGCAGCGGAGAGAGAGGTGGTATTCAGGATCCAGTTCCATACTTGCACCATTCATGGAGCCCAGCTCTGGTTTGGCAAGAAAGAACTAGACGTAGCGTGCTCAG ATGACAGGTTTCCTCGTGATGCTGCAGTGGAATTTATCTTCTCTAGTGGACCGGAAAAAATAAAGG AACACCAGAAGACTGACGCCTCCGTCAAAGTGAACTACAACACCTCAGATCCAGTGGTCAGATGGGATTCTTATGAAAACTTCAACCTCCACCATGAAGACAGCATAGAAA ACATTTCTCATACGAGGGGCCCTCTGGATGGCAGCCTGTACGCTCAGGTGAGGAAGCGACGTGGCCCAGATCAGACGTCCTCATCCGACGGTTGCCTCACCAGCAGCCCGACAGTGAAGTCGCAACCTCTCACCAGAACTTCCAGCTGTGCCCCCTGTGATCATAAAGAGAACCACTCCACCTCCACAGCTCACCCTGAAAGAGAGAATACCGAATGTCCGATTGCGAGAGGCGGGGAAAATGAAACCAGACAGAAATTACGAGGGAAAGAAAAGGATGGCGAGACAGAGATTTTAGAAGACGGAGACCCATCAAGTCTGGGAGGATTAAGGCGAGAACACTCGTGTTGTGGTCGAGCAGGTGCAAAGTGTGGAGGAGGCATGGGACAGCAATGGGAGCGGGAGCCTTCCCTCTCTAATGGTCACTGTTCTGGATGTTGcaacaacatgaaaaaacatccaaagagtCAAACTCTTCCGGCCGTACCATCCAAATCCATATCCCCCTCGCCACATTTGACTCATATGGACCTCTGCCAACGCCATAGTGTCCATCCTTTGCCAGAGTTACCATGGGAACGGACACCCCCATCTCTGTCTTGGCCCCACAGACCGTGCTTTCCTTATTCCCCTCCTGAACATGCACATCCACATAGTCACACCCTGCCAGCCTCGAACAGACACTACACTGATGAAGAATGCCAAGTCTTCCATTATTCCAGCCATGCCCCAACCTCTCATGTCTCCCACCAATCACTACCCTCAAGCCCATACAGAGAGATGTTCTTCGGTTCTCCAACTCCATCCCCTGGTTGTCCCTGCCGGGAATGCTCCAGCAGGCGAGAGCACCAGTCATCCTCGGTCAGGGCGTTCCATCCAATGCATCCGGAACAAGCAGTGGAATTACAACGAACTCGAGAGGCACTGTGGGAAAGTAAAAATCCATGGGAGATGCCAAGGGAGGCTGACTTTTGGCAGTGTAAATCAGCCATCCCGCCATTTCACATCTGCCACTCCGCCATGTTAGATCAGGGTACGAACCCAGAGCAGCTGCGTTTTGTCCTTGGACCTCACCGGAGCTTTCCCAGCCCCCAGTCTCTGATGGACATGCGGGATGGCGCCAGCAGTGGATACCATACGCCTCTGCTTCCACGCCACTCTTGCCCTTGTTCTCCTTATCAGTCATCTCCTGTTGAGAGCCATGAGAGTCGAGGTTATGCTTCTGGTTACCTCTCTGGGTCAGCATCTCCTCTACCTGCTAGTAGCCCGTCGCCTGGGAGAGGAAGACTTCAAGAGACCCCCCCACTATCTAGAGAACAGCAGCATCCTGATGTCAAAG CAGGAACGGCCAAACCCAGTGCAGCGATTGACATATGTCAGGGTTCAAAGGGTAAACCTGACCGGTCGAGCACCCAGACTCTGGACTCTGATCATGACTATACAGTTATAAGTGGCGGCAgccccacacacacagaagacaG TGTAAATGCTGTTATCACTCAAAGTGAAGAGGCAAAGACAGAAATCCAAAGCTCCAACATCACCCAACCTTCAAGTGAGCTCTCTCAGAGTTCACCATCTAATGGAAAGCTTGATGAAGCAAAGGTCAAAGGAAATGAAGAGGCTACTAATCAATCTCAGAGTACCACTATTATCATCACCCCTGTCGAAGACCAACTCAATGGCTCAGATCCTCCCGGTGAAGGCCCATCGGCGAACAGCAAAGGTGTATCAGTTAACCTTTCAGCTAGTATCAATCCGAGCCCTTCCAACACTTCTCAAAATTCTCCCATTGAGTCCCTGAACCATAATTCCTCACCAAAGCACTCCCCATCAGCTACAGATCCGCCAGGAAATAGACTAACACCTGAAAGAGACAGCTCAACTGACACCAAGCCACCATCACCTACCCCCGATGGCTATCACACACCAACATTCCCCATAGCATCCTATTACTATCCTATGCTAAGTGTCCCCCATGTCCCATACACTGGCTACACTGCAGTTACAATCCCAGCCATTCAGCCACCGCTCCCAGAGAAGAAACGAATTTCTCCAACACCAGGACCGCTTAACGGGCACACTTCTCTTCTCCAAGGCTCGCCAATCTCTTCACCCACGCACAGTGTGACTTTGTCTCCCTCTATGGGCGAGCTGAGAAAGGGGTCTACACAGTTTAGTAGTAGAGAGGATATGGACATCAGGGTCAATGCTAAGTTTGTCCAAGATAGCTCCAAGTACTGGTACAAACCAAGCATCTCTAGAGACCAAG CCATTGCAGTGTTGAAGGACAAGGAACCAGGAACTTTCCTCATCAGGGACAGTAACTCCTTCCAAGGTGCATATGGTCTGGCCCTCAAGGTGGCCACTCCTCCTCTTAACGCCAACACCACAGGTAGCAAAG CAGAGGTCCAGGAACAGCTAGTGAGACACTTCCTCATCGAGACTGGGCCACGGGGGGTCAAGATCAAGGGCTGTCAGAATGAGTCCTATTTTG GGAGTTTATCTGCGCTGGTGTACCAACATTCAATCACACCAATCTCTCTGCCCTGTGCTCTTCGCATCCCAGAAAGAG GATGCCATGTTTTAGATCTTGTTGGTGAGCTTCAGGGGACAAGAACTGTAACAAACACAAGCACGGCGGCTGACCTCCTCAAACAGGGAGCAG CATGCAGCGTTCTCTACCTGAACTCCGTGGAGACTGAATCATTAACGGGACCCGAGGCGGTTTCTAAGGCAACCAAATGTACACTGGCTCTGACTCCACGTCCGTCTGCAACTGTGGTCCATTTCAAGGTTTCTTCTCAGGGCATCACCCTAACTGACAGCAAAAGAAG GTTATTTTTCAGGAGGCACTATCCAATCAGCAGCGTGACTTTCAGCAGTCTTGATCCCCAAGACCAGAG ATGGACTAACTGTGATAGCACGTCCAGCAA GATGTTTGGGTTTGTGGCGAGGCGCACCGGCAGCAGTACGGCGAATGTATGTCACCTTTTTGCAGAGATGGACCCGGAACAACCTGCTGTGGCTATTGTCAATTTCATCAACAAGGTTATGTTGGGGCCACAGCTACGCAGATGA
- the LOC129186368 gene encoding tensin-1-like isoform X8 — translation MNSSPLFLHQILIPSLPNFQTGGGYFPFVKIYQSLQLIYTSCVYNPQSSRSRKLCVTMEPALLLKGDIMVKCYHRRSQAAEREVVFRIQFHTCTIHGAQLWFGKKELDVACSDDRFPRDAAVEFIFSSGPEKIKEHQKTDASVKVNYNTSDPVVRWDSYENFNLHHEDSIENISHTRGPLDGSLYAQVRKRRGPDQTSSSDGCLTSSPTVKSQPLTRTSSCAPCDHKENHSTSTAHPERENTECPIARGGENETRQKLRGKEKDGETEILEDGDPSSLGGLRREHSCCGRAGAKCGGGMGQQWEREPSLSNGHCSGCCNNMKKHPKSQTLPAVPSKSISPSPHLTHMDLCQRHSVHPLPELPWERTPPSLSWPHRPCFPYSPPEHAHPHSHTLPASNRHYTDEECQVFHYSSHAPTSHVSHQSLPSSPYREMFFGSPTPSPGCPCRECSSRREHQSSSVRAFHPMHPEQAVELQRTREALWESKNPWEMPREADFWQCKSAIPPFHICHSAMLDQGTNPEQLRFVLGPHRSFPSPQSLMDMRDGASSGYHTPLLPRHSCPCSPYQSSPVESHESRGYASGYLSGSASPLPASSPSPGRGRLQETPPLSREQQHPDVKAGTAKPSAAIDICQGSKGKPDRSSTQTLDSDHDYTVISGGSPTHTEDSVNAVITQSEEAKTEIQSSNITQPSSELSQSSPSNGKLDEAKVKGNEEATNQSQSTTIIITPVEDQLNGSDPPGEGPSANSKGVSVNLSASINPSPSNTSQNSPIESLNHNSSPKHSPSATDPPGNRLTPERDSSTDTKPPSPTPDGYHTPTFPIASYYYPMLSVPHVPYTGYTAVTIPAIQPPLPEKKRISPTPGPLNGHTSLLQGSPISSPTHSVTLSPSMGELRKGSTQFSSREDMDIRVNAKFVQDSSKYWYKPSISRDQAIAVLKDKEPGTFLIRDSNSFQGAYGLALKVATPPLNANTTGSKAEVQEQLVRHFLIETGPRGVKIKGCQNESYFGSLSALVYQHSITPISLPCALRIPERGCHVLDLVGELQGTRTVTNTSTAADLLKQGAACSVLYLNSVETESLTGPEAVSKATKCTLALTPRPSATVVHFKVSSQGITLTDSKRRLFFRRHYPISSVTFSSLDPQDQRWTNCDSTSSKMFGFVARRTGSSTANVCHLFAEMDPEQPAVAIVNFINKVMLGPQLRR, via the exons ATGAATAGCAGTCCTCTATTCCTCCACCAGATCCTTATTCCATCGCTGCCAAATTTTCAGACTGGAGGAG GTTACTTTCCGTTTGTGAAGATCTACCAGTCATTACAGCTGATCTACACCTCCTGTGTGTA cAACCCTCAGTCCTCTCGGTCAAGGAAGCTGTGCGTGACAATGGAACCAGCATTATTGTTAAAGGGAGACATTATG GTTAAGTGCTATCATCGACGAAGCCAAGCAGCGGAGAGAGAGGTGGTATTCAGGATCCAGTTCCATACTTGCACCATTCATGGAGCCCAGCTCTGGTTTGGCAAGAAAGAACTAGACGTAGCGTGCTCAG ATGACAGGTTTCCTCGTGATGCTGCAGTGGAATTTATCTTCTCTAGTGGACCGGAAAAAATAAAGG AACACCAGAAGACTGACGCCTCCGTCAAAGTGAACTACAACACCTCAGATCCAGTGGTCAGATGGGATTCTTATGAAAACTTCAACCTCCACCATGAAGACAGCATAGAAA ACATTTCTCATACGAGGGGCCCTCTGGATGGCAGCCTGTACGCTCAGGTGAGGAAGCGACGTGGCCCAGATCAGACGTCCTCATCCGACGGTTGCCTCACCAGCAGCCCGACAGTGAAGTCGCAACCTCTCACCAGAACTTCCAGCTGTGCCCCCTGTGATCATAAAGAGAACCACTCCACCTCCACAGCTCACCCTGAAAGAGAGAATACCGAATGTCCGATTGCGAGAGGCGGGGAAAATGAAACCAGACAGAAATTACGAGGGAAAGAAAAGGATGGCGAGACAGAGATTTTAGAAGACGGAGACCCATCAAGTCTGGGAGGATTAAGGCGAGAACACTCGTGTTGTGGTCGAGCAGGTGCAAAGTGTGGAGGAGGCATGGGACAGCAATGGGAGCGGGAGCCTTCCCTCTCTAATGGTCACTGTTCTGGATGTTGcaacaacatgaaaaaacatccaaagagtCAAACTCTTCCGGCCGTACCATCCAAATCCATATCCCCCTCGCCACATTTGACTCATATGGACCTCTGCCAACGCCATAGTGTCCATCCTTTGCCAGAGTTACCATGGGAACGGACACCCCCATCTCTGTCTTGGCCCCACAGACCGTGCTTTCCTTATTCCCCTCCTGAACATGCACATCCACATAGTCACACCCTGCCAGCCTCGAACAGACACTACACTGATGAAGAATGCCAAGTCTTCCATTATTCCAGCCATGCCCCAACCTCTCATGTCTCCCACCAATCACTACCCTCAAGCCCATACAGAGAGATGTTCTTCGGTTCTCCAACTCCATCCCCTGGTTGTCCCTGCCGGGAATGCTCCAGCAGGCGAGAGCACCAGTCATCCTCGGTCAGGGCGTTCCATCCAATGCATCCGGAACAAGCAGTGGAATTACAACGAACTCGAGAGGCACTGTGGGAAAGTAAAAATCCATGGGAGATGCCAAGGGAGGCTGACTTTTGGCAGTGTAAATCAGCCATCCCGCCATTTCACATCTGCCACTCCGCCATGTTAGATCAGGGTACGAACCCAGAGCAGCTGCGTTTTGTCCTTGGACCTCACCGGAGCTTTCCCAGCCCCCAGTCTCTGATGGACATGCGGGATGGCGCCAGCAGTGGATACCATACGCCTCTGCTTCCACGCCACTCTTGCCCTTGTTCTCCTTATCAGTCATCTCCTGTTGAGAGCCATGAGAGTCGAGGTTATGCTTCTGGTTACCTCTCTGGGTCAGCATCTCCTCTACCTGCTAGTAGCCCGTCGCCTGGGAGAGGAAGACTTCAAGAGACCCCCCCACTATCTAGAGAACAGCAGCATCCTGATGTCAAAG CAGGAACGGCCAAACCCAGTGCAGCGATTGACATATGTCAGGGTTCAAAGGGTAAACCTGACCGGTCGAGCACCCAGACTCTGGACTCTGATCATGACTATACAGTTATAAGTGGCGGCAgccccacacacacagaagacaG TGTAAATGCTGTTATCACTCAAAGTGAAGAGGCAAAGACAGAAATCCAAAGCTCCAACATCACCCAACCTTCAAGTGAGCTCTCTCAGAGTTCACCATCTAATGGAAAGCTTGATGAAGCAAAGGTCAAAGGAAATGAAGAGGCTACTAATCAATCTCAGAGTACCACTATTATCATCACCCCTGTCGAAGACCAACTCAATGGCTCAGATCCTCCCGGTGAAGGCCCATCGGCGAACAGCAAAGGTGTATCAGTTAACCTTTCAGCTAGTATCAATCCGAGCCCTTCCAACACTTCTCAAAATTCTCCCATTGAGTCCCTGAACCATAATTCCTCACCAAAGCACTCCCCATCAGCTACAGATCCGCCAGGAAATAGACTAACACCTGAAAGAGACAGCTCAACTGACACCAAGCCACCATCACCTACCCCCGATGGCTATCACACACCAACATTCCCCATAGCATCCTATTACTATCCTATGCTAAGTGTCCCCCATGTCCCATACACTGGCTACACTGCAGTTACAATCCCAGCCATTCAGCCACCGCTCCCAGAGAAGAAACGAATTTCTCCAACACCAGGACCGCTTAACGGGCACACTTCTCTTCTCCAAGGCTCGCCAATCTCTTCACCCACGCACAGTGTGACTTTGTCTCCCTCTATGGGCGAGCTGAGAAAGGGGTCTACACAGTTTAGTAGTAGAGAGGATATGGACATCAGGGTCAATGCTAAGTTTGTCCAAGATAGCTCCAAGTACTGGTACAAACCAAGCATCTCTAGAGACCAAG CCATTGCAGTGTTGAAGGACAAGGAACCAGGAACTTTCCTCATCAGGGACAGTAACTCCTTCCAAGGTGCATATGGTCTGGCCCTCAAGGTGGCCACTCCTCCTCTTAACGCCAACACCACAGGTAGCAAAG CAGAGGTCCAGGAACAGCTAGTGAGACACTTCCTCATCGAGACTGGGCCACGGGGGGTCAAGATCAAGGGCTGTCAGAATGAGTCCTATTTTG GGAGTTTATCTGCGCTGGTGTACCAACATTCAATCACACCAATCTCTCTGCCCTGTGCTCTTCGCATCCCAGAAAGAG GATGCCATGTTTTAGATCTTGTTGGTGAGCTTCAGGGGACAAGAACTGTAACAAACACAAGCACGGCGGCTGACCTCCTCAAACAGGGAGCAG CATGCAGCGTTCTCTACCTGAACTCCGTGGAGACTGAATCATTAACGGGACCCGAGGCGGTTTCTAAGGCAACCAAATGTACACTGGCTCTGACTCCACGTCCGTCTGCAACTGTGGTCCATTTCAAGGTTTCTTCTCAGGGCATCACCCTAACTGACAGCAAAAGAAG GTTATTTTTCAGGAGGCACTATCCAATCAGCAGCGTGACTTTCAGCAGTCTTGATCCCCAAGACCAGAG ATGGACTAACTGTGATAGCACGTCCAGCAA GATGTTTGGGTTTGTGGCGAGGCGCACCGGCAGCAGTACGGCGAATGTATGTCACCTTTTTGCAGAGATGGACCCGGAACAACCTGCTGTGGCTATTGTCAATTTCATCAACAAGGTTATGTTGGGGCCACAGCTACGCAGATGA